From the Cryptomeria japonica chromosome 2, Sugi_1.0, whole genome shotgun sequence genome, one window contains:
- the LOC131049735 gene encoding shikimate O-hydroxycinnamoyltransferase-like, which translates to MKVLIGEGVLIKPCAGKDHRELVELNNLDLVPYPMYNKVVYAFEAPTPSSEVLKEGLAKVLAEFREWAGRYTKETASGCLGINLNDEGVLVIEADADGTIADAMPFDPFSFLLELVPPTSTVVNELLLMQFTRFTCGGLVIGLASHHHVADGQAATFFMNSWGKIIRGESILPPVHDRSLLKARDPPQPCFDHYEYNTIFDEHSPITSSLTAKKFHFDAIFLQELKSKVNGSDKSRKPYTTFEILVAHMWKCITKSRGLDGDVQTKASIPVGGRNRLNRPFPSIPVGGRNRLNRPFPEEYFVGNVVYESCAQSIASEIINGSLEFISELIHKSVTKVDDDYIHSEIDFFELRKSILGPPSLNDRTNVIPISWMKFPIHNFHFGMGDLVYAGPSLMLAEGLMILFDSYSKAGSVEIVVCLSKAHMIVLEHSWFQV; encoded by the exons aTGAAAGTGTTGATAGGCGAAGGTGTGTTGATCAAACCCTGTGCGGGTAAAGATCATCGTGAGCTTGTTGAACTGAACAATCTGGATCTAGTTCCATATCCAATGTACAACAAGGTGGTGTATGCTTTCGAAGCTCCGACCCCGAGCTCAGAGGTGTTGAAGGAAGGACTGGCCAAAGTTCTGGCGGAGTTCAGAGAATGGGCAGGGAGATACACCAAAGAAACAGCGAGTGGGTGCCTTGGCATCAATCTGAATGACGAGGGTGTGCTTGTCATAGAAGCCGACGCAGATGGAACAATAGCAGATGCAATGCCCTTCGATCCCTTTTCATTCCTCCTTGAGTTGGTGCCACCCACATCCACCGTGGTCAATGAGCTCTTACTCATGCAG TTTACTCGATTTACTTGTGGAGGCTTGGTGATAGGCCTTGCTAGTCATCATCATGTTGCAGACGGACAAGCAGCTACATTTTTCATGAATTCGTGGGGGAAAATAATTAGAGGAGAGAGTATTCTACCTCCAGTACATGACCGATCTTTATTAAAAGCAAGAGATCCTCCCCAGCCATGTTTtgatcattatgaatataatactATATTTGATGAGCACTCCCCAATAACGTCCAGTCTAACAGCAAAGAAGTttcattttgatgcaatatttttaCAAGAACTCAAGTCAAAGGTAAATGGATCTGATAAATCAAGAAAACCCTATACGACTTTTGAAATCCTTGTTGCCCATATGTGGAAATGCATTACAAAATCTCGAGGCCTTGATGGAGATGTGCAAACAAAAGCTAGCATTCCAGTGGGTGGAAGAAATAGGTTGAATCGTCCCTTCCCTAGCATTCCAGTGGGTGGAAGAAACAGGTTGAATCGTCCCTTCCCTGAAGAATACTTTg tgggtAATGTTGTCTATGAATCATGTGCTCAATCCATTGCATCAGAGATCATAAATGGGTCTTTAGAATTTATTTCAGAGTTAATACATAAGTCAGTTactaaggttgatgatgattataTACATTCAGAGATTGATTTTTTTGAGCTAAGGAAATCAATCTTAGGGCCACCGAGCCTTAATGATAGAACTAATGTGATACCAATAAGTTGGATGAAATTTCCTATCCATAATTTTCATTTTGGAATGGGTGACCTAGTGTATGCAGGTCCTTCATTAATGCTTGCTGAAGGCCTTATGATCTTGTTTGATTCATATAGTAAAGCTGGAAGTGTGGAAATTGTGGTTTGCTTGTCCAAAGCACATATGATTGTACTTGAACATAGTTGGTTTCAAGTTTGA